One Coprothermobacter sp. genomic window carries:
- a CDS encoding folate family ECF transporter S component, producing MSNPVEGKPDRARLALRVLTLDGLMIGVSIVLTRLMSLNVPIGGGIGARIGLGHLPIVFTGIVAGPLSGLLVGAAADLVGFVIWPSGPFIIWQITAISALNGVIPWVFVKLGWPRSRTARIWIGVSVTRLVLNVGWLPLVLHDVIKLPYWPVVAGQAAGSVVMIPATAFFVDLLVNVYQRSGNGRLPA from the coding sequence GTGAGTAACCCCGTTGAAGGGAAACCGGATCGCGCTCGCCTGGCCCTGAGAGTTCTGACATTGGACGGGCTCATGATTGGGGTGAGCATCGTTCTGACGCGTCTCATGTCACTGAACGTTCCCATCGGAGGGGGCATCGGGGCCAGGATAGGCCTCGGGCATCTCCCGATTGTGTTTACCGGCATCGTCGCAGGCCCGCTGAGCGGATTGCTGGTTGGAGCTGCTGCTGACCTGGTTGGTTTCGTCATCTGGCCTTCCGGACCCTTCATCATCTGGCAGATAACGGCAATTTCGGCTCTCAACGGTGTCATCCCCTGGGTGTTTGTAAAGCTGGGATGGCCACGGTCGCGCACCGCGCGGATATGGATAGGAGTGAGCGTCACGCGCCTGGTGCTCAATGTCGGCTGGTTGCCTCTGGTACTGCATGATGTCATAAAGCTGCCATACTGGCCCGTGGTAGCCGGTCAAGCCGCAGGCAGTGTCGTGATGATTCCAGCGACGGCGTTCTTTGTGGACTTGCTTGTGAACGTCTACCAACGTTCCGGAAATGGGCGTCTTCCAGCATAG
- a CDS encoding cupin domain-containing protein, translating into MSKEKSFPEIITNLPEADIPIEGLHSYLLQGEKQQFVFMSFENDAEVPEHSHEAQWGVVLDGEIELTIDGKKCIFTNGDTYFIPKDVKHSARIRKGYKDLTLFNQKDRYKAK; encoded by the coding sequence ATGTCAAAAGAAAAATCCTTTCCGGAGATAATTACAAATCTACCAGAAGCAGATATCCCTATCGAAGGGTTACATTCATATCTTCTTCAAGGTGAAAAACAACAGTTCGTTTTTATGAGTTTTGAAAATGATGCAGAAGTTCCTGAACATTCTCATGAAGCACAATGGGGAGTCGTTTTAGATGGTGAAATCGAATTAACCATAGACGGCAAGAAATGCATTTTTACAAATGGGGATACATACTTTATTCCTAAAGATGTCAAGCATAGTGCAAGAATTAGAAAAGGTTACAAGGATTTAACATTGTTTAACCAAAAAGATAGATATAAAGCAAAGTAG
- a CDS encoding tyrosine--tRNA ligase, with translation MKEVKMEKAQVEQEVQRQLSILRRGTAEIVSEEGLAAKIRNSLVSGKALRVKLGADPSAPDLHLGHAVVLDKLRQFQDLGHQVVFIIGDYTARIGDPSGRSKTRPPLTGEQIDANAKTYFEQVYRILDPQKTEVRYNGEWLSRLTFEEIIRLASGFTIQQILERDDFAKRYHGQVPIFFHEFFYPLMQGYDSVAVEADVELGGTDQKFNFLLARELQEQVGQVAQVAFMMPILPGLDGVHKMSKSLDNYIGIAENAVDMYGKCMSIPDELMEQYFTLLTGLPEPEIQGIVAGITDGSVHPMTAKKRLAFLVTERFHGTEGAAAAQANFENVFSKRASSASADIAYEDVALPAEFAGLPEVAVIDLLFALGVVPSKSEARRLIQQGGIEVEGQRVADIGFQVSLGHSPTHMRVGKKRFLAVNVYHLD, from the coding sequence ATGAAAGAGGTGAAAATGGAAAAGGCACAGGTGGAGCAGGAAGTACAACGTCAGCTGAGTATCCTGCGGCGTGGAACAGCGGAAATTGTCAGTGAAGAAGGCCTAGCGGCCAAGATCAGGAATTCCCTCGTTTCAGGGAAGGCGTTGCGGGTGAAGCTGGGAGCGGATCCGAGCGCGCCCGACCTGCATCTCGGGCATGCCGTCGTCCTCGACAAGTTGCGCCAGTTTCAGGACCTTGGTCACCAGGTGGTGTTCATCATCGGCGACTATACCGCCAGGATCGGGGATCCGTCCGGACGCTCCAAGACACGTCCACCCCTGACCGGGGAGCAGATCGATGCCAACGCGAAGACCTACTTCGAGCAGGTCTACCGCATTCTCGACCCGCAAAAGACGGAGGTTCGCTACAACGGCGAATGGCTGTCCAGACTGACGTTCGAGGAGATCATCCGCCTCGCTTCAGGGTTCACCATCCAGCAGATTCTGGAGCGCGACGACTTCGCCAAGCGGTACCACGGCCAGGTCCCGATCTTCTTCCATGAGTTCTTCTATCCCCTCATGCAGGGGTATGATTCAGTGGCCGTCGAGGCAGACGTTGAACTGGGTGGCACGGATCAGAAGTTCAATTTCCTTCTCGCTCGCGAATTGCAGGAACAAGTCGGCCAGGTTGCGCAGGTCGCGTTCATGATGCCCATCCTGCCGGGACTCGACGGCGTCCACAAGATGAGCAAGAGTCTGGACAACTACATTGGCATAGCAGAGAACGCCGTGGACATGTACGGCAAGTGCATGTCGATTCCGGACGAGTTGATGGAGCAGTACTTCACGCTTCTGACCGGCCTGCCCGAACCGGAGATCCAGGGTATCGTGGCAGGTATCACAGATGGCTCGGTGCATCCGATGACTGCCAAGAAGCGTCTTGCGTTCCTCGTCACTGAGCGCTTCCATGGGACAGAGGGCGCGGCGGCTGCGCAGGCCAACTTCGAGAATGTGTTCAGCAAGAGGGCTTCGAGTGCGTCTGCTGACATCGCTTATGAGGACGTCGCTCTGCCGGCCGAGTTTGCCGGCCTCCCCGAGGTTGCGGTCATTGACCTGCTGTTTGCCTTGGGGGTGGTGCCTTCGAAGTCGGAGGCCCGCCGTCTGATTCAACAGGGCGGCATCGAAGTGGAAGGGCAGCGTGTTGCCGACATTGGATTCCAGGTCAGTCTGGGTCATTCGCCCACCCACATGCGCGTTGGCAAGAAGCGGTTCCTGGCGGTCAATGTCTACCATTTGGACTAA
- a CDS encoding thiamine diphosphokinase, which translates to MSAAPTIVFAGGDPGSFSYLRTVEFSDAFLVAVDRGLAVMSELGLTPDLFVGDGDSVVPELLAGLDRERTRVVILPAHKDASDLEAAFDLLVTMERHGSVLVLAGLGGRLDHCLFNLQLAARHLADFEDITFEDDRCLVRPLRGSNALQLLSGTTVSFVPMTSEVELSLTGFAYPLSRAVVQQGSTRTLSNVACGLVQEVVVERGTVVMIAWKGESDIP; encoded by the coding sequence ATGTCTGCCGCGCCCACGATCGTCTTCGCCGGGGGAGACCCTGGCTCGTTCTCGTACCTGCGCACTGTTGAGTTCTCGGACGCGTTTCTGGTCGCCGTCGATCGTGGCTTGGCCGTGATGTCCGAACTTGGGCTGACCCCCGACCTGTTTGTCGGCGACGGCGACTCCGTGGTTCCCGAACTGCTGGCAGGGCTGGACAGGGAGCGCACGCGGGTGGTCATCTTGCCGGCGCACAAGGATGCCTCCGACCTCGAGGCTGCGTTTGACCTGCTGGTGACGATGGAACGGCACGGCAGCGTGCTCGTGTTGGCCGGACTCGGCGGGAGACTCGATCACTGTCTGTTCAACCTCCAGCTTGCAGCACGGCATCTCGCTGACTTCGAGGACATCACGTTCGAGGATGACCGGTGTCTGGTCAGGCCGCTTAGGGGCAGCAACGCCCTGCAGCTCCTGTCGGGAACGACCGTCTCATTTGTTCCGATGACCTCGGAAGTCGAGTTGAGCCTGACGGGATTCGCATACCCTCTGTCGCGTGCAGTCGTGCAGCAGGGGTCGACGAGAACACTGAGCAACGTCGCCTGCGGCCTCGTCCAGGAGGTTGTTGTGGAACGTGGGACAGTTGTCATGATTGCCTGGAAGGGAGAAAGCGATATTCCATGA
- the rpe gene encoding ribulose-phosphate 3-epimerase: protein MIEEPRVNVSVSVLSTDFTELGRSLERIRLSGADGVHLDIMDGRFVPNISFGSSIAADIVRASGLPCCAHLMIKHPEEAFDAFVAAGVAELLFHVEATRFPFRALQLLEGSGIRRGVAVNPATQAESVVPLLDSVDTVLLMSVEPGFGGQSFLTGTLAKVRVLRSAADRSGIPLRIAVDGGVDASNAAALRDAGADELVAGTAFFRAADAPAFVRLLKGA, encoded by the coding sequence ATGATCGAAGAGCCCCGCGTCAACGTGTCCGTCTCTGTCCTGAGCACGGACTTCACAGAGCTTGGTCGTTCCCTCGAGCGGATTCGGCTGTCGGGAGCCGACGGCGTCCACCTGGATATCATGGACGGCCGGTTCGTGCCGAACATTTCGTTCGGCTCGTCGATCGCAGCCGACATCGTCAGGGCATCAGGTCTGCCATGCTGCGCCCACCTGATGATCAAGCACCCCGAGGAAGCCTTCGACGCGTTTGTCGCGGCGGGCGTGGCCGAGCTGCTCTTTCATGTGGAGGCGACGCGGTTCCCATTCCGGGCACTCCAGCTCCTTGAAGGGTCCGGCATCCGCAGGGGTGTCGCCGTCAACCCCGCGACGCAGGCAGAGTCCGTTGTTCCTCTCCTGGACAGTGTCGACACGGTGCTCCTGATGTCGGTGGAACCCGGTTTTGGGGGCCAGTCGTTTCTCACGGGGACGCTGGCGAAGGTGCGGGTGCTCCGTTCCGCCGCGGACCGGTCTGGAATACCCCTTCGGATCGCCGTTGACGGGGGAGTCGACGCCTCGAACGCAGCGGCTCTTCGCGACGCGGGCGCAGACGAACTTGTGGCAGGGACGGCATTCTTCCGGGCCGCAGACGCTCCTGCATTCGTACGGCTCCTCAAGGGTGCCTGA
- a CDS encoding GTPase produces MKKRVLIMGAAGRDFHNFNVVYRDNPDYEVVAFTATQIPGIDDKKYPAALAGKLYPSGIPIYPESDLDKLIAELHVDEVVFAYSDQPHLKVMNKGSQVLADGADFTLLGPKSTQVKSIKPVISICAVRTGSGKSQTSRAVVRALRAAGKKVVSIRHPMPYGDLVAQACERFATYADLDKYKCTIEEREEYEPHIDMGAVIYAGVDYEMIVRKAEKEADVIVWDGGNNDFSFYVPDLKITVADPLRAGNELTYYPGETNFRQADVIVINKVDSATPAQLTEVRENMYKVNPKAIMIEAASPVFVTDPDMIRGKRVLVIEDGPTLTHGEMNYGAGYVAAMKYGAAEIIDPHPYAVGSIKATFEKYTQKMSILPAMGYSDEQIEDLRQTIEATPCDVVVMGTPIDLLRVLKLSKPSVRVTYELQEIGTPTIVDVLKKFGLI; encoded by the coding sequence ATGAAGAAGAGAGTCTTGATCATGGGAGCTGCAGGCCGAGACTTCCACAATTTCAACGTGGTCTATCGGGACAACCCGGACTACGAAGTGGTAGCATTCACGGCAACGCAGATCCCCGGCATCGACGACAAGAAGTATCCTGCCGCCCTGGCCGGCAAGCTCTATCCGTCTGGTATTCCAATCTACCCAGAGTCCGATCTCGACAAGCTCATCGCGGAGCTTCATGTCGATGAAGTAGTATTCGCGTACTCAGACCAGCCCCACCTGAAGGTCATGAACAAGGGTTCACAAGTCCTTGCCGATGGCGCCGACTTCACCCTGCTGGGTCCCAAGAGCACCCAGGTCAAGTCCATCAAGCCGGTCATCTCCATCTGCGCCGTTCGCACCGGATCGGGCAAGAGCCAGACCAGCCGCGCCGTCGTCCGCGCCCTGCGCGCCGCCGGCAAGAAGGTCGTGTCCATCCGCCACCCGATGCCCTACGGGGACCTCGTGGCCCAGGCTTGTGAGCGCTTTGCGACCTATGCCGACCTCGACAAGTACAAATGCACGATCGAAGAACGCGAGGAGTACGAGCCGCACATCGACATGGGCGCCGTCATCTACGCCGGCGTCGACTATGAGATGATCGTTCGCAAGGCAGAGAAGGAAGCGGACGTCATTGTCTGGGACGGCGGCAACAACGACTTCTCGTTCTACGTTCCAGACCTCAAGATCACTGTTGCCGATCCCCTGCGGGCCGGCAATGAACTCACGTACTATCCCGGCGAGACCAACTTCCGTCAGGCAGACGTCATCGTCATCAACAAGGTCGACTCGGCTACTCCCGCACAATTGACCGAGGTCCGCGAGAACATGTACAAGGTGAATCCCAAGGCCATCATGATCGAGGCCGCTTCTCCCGTGTTTGTAACAGACCCTGACATGATTCGCGGCAAGCGGGTCCTGGTCATCGAGGACGGCCCCACGCTCACGCACGGTGAGATGAACTATGGTGCCGGATACGTCGCAGCCATGAAATACGGCGCAGCCGAGATCATCGACCCTCATCCCTATGCGGTCGGCTCCATCAAGGCCACGTTCGAGAAATATACCCAGAAGATGAGTATCCTGCCGGCCATGGGCTACAGCGATGAGCAGATCGAAGACCTGCGTCAGACCATCGAAGCAACCCCGTGCGACGTCGTCGTCATGGGCACACCCATCGACCTGCTGCGCGTCCTGAAGCTTTCCAAGCCGTCGGTCCGCGTCACCTACGAACTCCAGGAGATTGGCACACCAACCATCGTTGACGTCCTGAAGAAATTCGGGCTCATCTGA
- the argF gene encoding ornithine carbamoyltransferase, which translates to MATKLKGRDLLCLKDFSKEEILEIISFGDKLKMDSMVGKQEHYLEGKSVAMIFQKASTRTRVSFEVAAFELGAHALYLNANDMQLHRGETIADTAHVLSRYVAGIVARVFAHQDLVDLAANSDSPIINALSDLSHPCQILGDLMTIREKKGSLKGLRLAYVGDGNNVANSLLLGCARVGMSIAIASPKGFEPREDIVRTATEIAKQSGSTVLVTNDPIVSVQDVDVVYTDVWASMGQEAEHEERVKVMRPFSLTADLMEHAKKDAIVLHCLPAHRGEEITDAVIDGPQSVVFDQAENRLHIQKAVLALLLG; encoded by the coding sequence ATGGCCACCAAGCTCAAAGGAAGGGACCTGCTCTGCCTCAAGGACTTCTCGAAAGAGGAGATCCTCGAGATCATCTCGTTTGGCGACAAGCTGAAGATGGATTCCATGGTGGGAAAGCAGGAGCACTACCTGGAAGGCAAGTCTGTTGCCATGATCTTCCAGAAAGCCTCTACCCGCACCAGAGTGTCGTTCGAAGTCGCAGCATTCGAACTCGGCGCCCACGCATTGTACCTCAACGCGAACGACATGCAGCTGCACCGGGGTGAGACCATTGCGGACACCGCACATGTCCTTTCGCGCTACGTGGCCGGTATTGTCGCACGCGTGTTCGCGCACCAGGACCTTGTCGACCTTGCCGCCAACAGCGATTCGCCGATCATCAACGCCCTGTCCGACTTGAGCCATCCGTGCCAGATCCTCGGGGACCTCATGACCATCCGCGAGAAGAAGGGCTCCCTCAAGGGCCTCAGACTCGCGTACGTCGGCGACGGCAACAATGTCGCCAACTCCCTGCTGCTCGGCTGCGCACGCGTTGGCATGAGCATTGCCATCGCATCACCCAAGGGGTTCGAGCCGAGGGAAGACATTGTCAGGACCGCAACCGAGATCGCCAAGCAGAGCGGCAGTACCGTTCTCGTGACCAACGATCCCATCGTTTCGGTCCAGGATGTCGACGTCGTGTATACCGACGTCTGGGCTTCCATGGGTCAGGAAGCAGAGCATGAGGAACGCGTGAAGGTCATGCGTCCCTTCTCCCTTACTGCCGATCTCATGGAACACGCCAAGAAAGACGCCATCGTGCTGCACTGTCTGCCGGCTCACCGCGGCGAAGAGATCACCGACGCAGTCATCGATGGCCCTCAGAGCGTGGTGTTCGACCAGGCCGAGAACAGGCTCCATATCCAGAAGGCGGTCCTGGCTCTTCTGCTCGGCTAG
- a CDS encoding thioredoxin-disulfide reductase, which translates to MMSERTTDILIIGAGPAGLAAALYASRSLVKAVVLERMSVGGLVLSTEWIDNYPGFPDGIAAPELMERMRRQAERFGAEFVSDEALSLDRTDTGFRVTTAEGTVYLSGSVIVATGAMPRVLPVKEESKYRGRGISYCATCDAAFFKGKPVAVVGGGGSAVEEALVLARGCSRVSVVFPLDSLQAEPILIEQLKALSNVEFVPGAAPAAVEGEGKVERLRLRLSAGGEKTLEVAAVFVAMEFVPTGDLLKGLVEVDAQGYVMTPESTETGVPGLYIAGDVRRKSLKQIVTAVADGAVAAQKAGMYVRSSKGKANRTPEN; encoded by the coding sequence ATGATGAGTGAACGCACTACCGATATTCTGATCATAGGAGCCGGGCCTGCGGGTCTGGCTGCTGCCCTGTATGCCAGCCGGTCGCTGGTCAAGGCGGTCGTTCTGGAACGCATGAGTGTGGGAGGACTGGTTCTTTCGACCGAATGGATCGACAACTACCCCGGTTTTCCCGATGGCATTGCTGCGCCTGAACTCATGGAGCGCATGCGTCGGCAGGCTGAACGGTTCGGTGCGGAGTTTGTGTCGGACGAGGCACTCTCGCTTGACAGGACGGACACGGGCTTCAGGGTCACGACCGCTGAGGGAACAGTGTACCTCTCTGGTTCGGTCATCGTAGCGACGGGCGCCATGCCCAGGGTTCTCCCTGTGAAAGAGGAATCGAAGTACCGTGGACGGGGCATCAGCTACTGTGCTACGTGTGATGCTGCATTCTTCAAGGGAAAGCCGGTCGCCGTGGTGGGTGGTGGTGGTTCCGCTGTCGAGGAAGCGCTGGTGCTCGCGCGCGGTTGCAGCAGGGTGAGCGTCGTGTTTCCGCTCGACTCGCTCCAGGCAGAACCAATCCTGATTGAACAGCTGAAAGCGCTTTCGAATGTCGAATTTGTTCCGGGTGCGGCTCCCGCGGCCGTTGAGGGAGAGGGAAAGGTAGAGCGGCTTCGACTGCGCCTTTCGGCCGGAGGGGAGAAGACGCTGGAGGTTGCAGCCGTCTTCGTAGCCATGGAGTTTGTTCCGACAGGCGACCTCCTCAAGGGATTGGTTGAAGTCGACGCCCAAGGCTATGTCATGACTCCCGAATCGACAGAGACGGGTGTTCCGGGCCTCTACATAGCAGGAGACGTACGGCGCAAATCGCTGAAGCAGATTGTGACCGCGGTGGCTGACGGAGCAGTTGCTGCGCAGAAAGCAGGGATGTACGTGCGAAGCAGCAAGGGGAAAGCGAACCGCACTCCTGAGAACTGA
- the rsfS gene encoding ribosome silencing factor, giving the protein MNGKRLANRIVNECEKMGVEEVRLIDVRKRTPFFDFLVIATVDNTVLADALLRKVAKAVELDAGVVTFTESSPASDWVVCDYGDTVFHVFVGADVRRHYNLEGLWSQSLREGRRVAPAAPGGRVDTE; this is encoded by the coding sequence ATGAACGGCAAACGACTGGCAAACCGGATCGTCAACGAGTGTGAGAAGATGGGGGTCGAGGAGGTCAGATTGATTGACGTCAGGAAACGGACCCCCTTCTTCGATTTCCTGGTCATTGCCACGGTCGACAATACGGTTCTGGCCGATGCACTGCTTCGCAAGGTGGCAAAGGCGGTCGAGCTTGATGCCGGGGTCGTCACCTTCACCGAATCATCACCCGCATCCGACTGGGTCGTGTGCGACTACGGGGATACCGTTTTCCATGTGTTCGTCGGTGCCGACGTCCGGAGGCACTATAACCTCGAAGGCCTCTGGTCGCAGTCGCTCCGGGAGGGAAGAAGGGTTGCTCCTGCCGCGCCTGGAGGCCGTGTCGATACGGAGTAG
- a CDS encoding peptidase M3A and M3B thimet/oligopeptidase F has translation MPPRKRVKCGLFKLEPVPAAPLPACCIRTFLRKLYVSQEVPMEKVMYLKDLNEKLNELYYQCNIAAWNLSTTGKDEYAAQAEHADLAMRLFLADKERFDTVNAMLAADSLEEFERRQLTLIHDMMVENQLDKETLQQLVSQQIALQGITTKFRGTIDGREVNNKQIEEILRTSTDDDLRKKAWLASKQVGAVLEPGLMELIKLRNESAVKLGYANYYEMQIQLQEFDGAWLKQTLESYRDQTDTLFRRVKDSIDQAVGQRLGVDPSQLMPWHMSDMFFQEAPRTSDVDLGVYFEGKGDHIIEELATATYDAIGLDIRDIIARSDLYERAGKDQHAFCMHLDNKGDVRVLANLRPNETEMETLLHEMGHACYDKYTDMSLPEVLRQPAHIFTTEAVAMFFGRMARDPKWYKQMVGIDDANLQKLQADLPVAIRNQMLVATRWITHFALFERELYRTEKSDSRLWYQGVQNIQYLNAPEERFEKPDWAAKYHFAMAPVYYHNYLLGEMLASQFDHTLRAKADGKVLTPEGGRWFVGNVFTPGSKYSWNTMIEHTTGEQLNPSYLVQQFNY, from the coding sequence ATGCCGCCCCGAAAACGTGTCAAGTGTGGCCTCTTCAAGCTGGAGCCTGTTCCGGCCGCTCCTCTGCCCGCCTGTTGCATTCGCACATTCCTTCGTAAACTGTACGTATCCCAGGAGGTACCTATGGAAAAAGTCATGTATCTGAAGGACCTGAATGAGAAGCTGAACGAGCTGTACTATCAGTGCAACATCGCCGCGTGGAACCTGTCGACGACCGGGAAGGACGAGTACGCCGCGCAAGCAGAGCATGCCGACCTGGCGATGCGGCTCTTCCTGGCCGACAAGGAGCGCTTCGACACCGTGAATGCCATGCTCGCAGCGGACAGTCTGGAAGAGTTCGAGCGCAGGCAGCTCACTCTTATCCACGACATGATGGTCGAAAACCAGCTGGACAAGGAGACCCTTCAGCAACTGGTCAGCCAGCAGATCGCCCTTCAGGGCATCACGACGAAGTTTCGCGGCACCATCGACGGCAGGGAAGTCAACAACAAGCAGATCGAGGAGATCCTCCGGACCAGCACCGACGATGACCTGCGCAAGAAGGCATGGCTCGCCAGCAAGCAGGTGGGCGCCGTACTTGAGCCTGGCCTCATGGAGCTCATCAAGCTGCGCAACGAGTCCGCCGTCAAGCTGGGGTACGCCAACTACTATGAGATGCAGATCCAGCTCCAGGAGTTCGACGGCGCATGGCTCAAGCAGACGCTCGAGAGCTACCGCGACCAGACCGACACCCTGTTTCGCCGCGTCAAGGACTCCATCGATCAGGCGGTCGGACAGCGGCTGGGCGTCGACCCTTCCCAGCTGATGCCGTGGCACATGAGCGACATGTTCTTCCAGGAAGCTCCCCGTACCTCAGACGTCGATCTCGGCGTGTATTTCGAGGGCAAGGGAGACCATATCATCGAGGAACTTGCGACAGCCACCTACGATGCCATCGGGCTGGACATCCGCGACATCATCGCTCGCAGCGACCTCTACGAGCGGGCGGGCAAGGACCAGCACGCCTTCTGCATGCACCTCGACAACAAGGGCGACGTCCGCGTCCTGGCCAACCTCCGGCCCAACGAGACCGAGATGGAGACCCTCCTGCACGAAATGGGCCACGCCTGTTACGACAAGTACACCGACATGTCGCTTCCCGAGGTGCTGCGCCAACCCGCGCACATCTTCACGACCGAAGCCGTCGCCATGTTCTTTGGGCGCATGGCCCGCGACCCCAAGTGGTACAAACAGATGGTGGGCATCGATGACGCCAACCTCCAGAAGCTGCAGGCAGACCTGCCGGTCGCCATCCGCAACCAGATGCTCGTCGCGACGCGGTGGATCACCCACTTCGCGCTCTTCGAGCGCGAGCTGTACCGCACCGAGAAGAGCGACAGCCGGCTCTGGTACCAGGGCGTCCAGAACATCCAGTACCTCAACGCCCCCGAGGAACGCTTCGAGAAGCCCGACTGGGCCGCCAAGTACCACTTCGCCATGGCACCCGTCTACTACCACAACTATCTGCTCGGCGAGATGCTCGCCTCCCAGTTCGACCACACCCTGCGCGCCAAAGCCGACGGCAAGGTCCTGACGCCCGAAGGTGGCCGCTGGTTCGTGGGCAACGTGTTCACGCCTGGCTCGAAGTACTCATGGAACACCATGATCGAGCACACCACCGGCGAGCAGCTCAACCCGTCCTACCTGGTGCAGCAGTTCAACTACTAA